The uncultured Subdoligranulum sp. genomic sequence TGGCAAAGAGGACCGCCAGGGTGGTGGTCTTCATACCGCCGGCGGTGGACCCCGGCGAGCCGCCGATGAGCATGAGCAGGATGGTGAGGCCCTGGCCCACGCCGGACAGGGCGGTCAGGTCGGCGGTGTTGAAGCCGGCCGTGCGGGGCGTCACCGACTGGAAGAGGGAAGCCAGCAGCCGCTCCCCGGCGGGCAGGGCGGAAAACTCCCCGAAGAAGAACCACAGGGCGGGCAGCACGATGAGCAGGGCGGTGGTGGACAGAATGACTTTGCTCTGCATGCGGTAGCGGTGCAGCCGCAGCTTGTTGGCGCGGATGTCGTCCCAGGTCAGGAAGCCGATGCCGCCCACCACGATGAGGGCCATGATGGTCAGGTTGATGACGGGGTCGGCGCGGTAACCGGTGAGCGAGATATACTTGGCCTCGGGGGTGCCCAGCAGGTCGAACCCGGCGTTGCAGAAGGCCGAGACCGAGTGGAACACCGCCATCCAGACCCCGCGCAGGCCGTGGTCACGCCAGAACACCGGCAGCATGCAGAGGGCACCCAGCGCCTCGATGAAGAGGGAAGCCTTGATGATGAAGCCGGTGAGCCGGACGATGCCGCCCACCTTGGGGGCGGCGATGGCCTCCTGCATGGTGCCGCGCTGCATCAGGGAGATCCTGCGCCCCGACAGCAGCGAGAAGAAGGCGGCCACCGTGATGACCCCCATGCCGCCGATCTGGATGAGGATGAGGATGACGGCCTGGCCGAACAGCGACCAGTGGGTGGCGGTATCCTGCACCACCAGACCCGTCACGCAGACGGCGGAGGTGGCGGTGAAGAGAGCCTGGTGGAAGGGGGTAACGGTGCCGTTCTGGGCCGAAAAGGGCAGCATGAGCAGCAGACTGCCCCCCAGAATGACGGCAGCAAATAAAAGGATGATGGTTTGAAAGGTTGTCAGCCGCGGCGGGCGGAACCCTGCCATGAAAACGCCTCCCGGAACACAGAAATTATATTTTACCATTATAGGGGTGCCCCGGTAAAGAGAGTATAAAAATCCGCCGCCTGACATTAAGACGGTATTAAGATGCACGAAAAAAGGCAGGACACATGGAAGTGTCCTGCCGGAAGATAGACGATATTCAGCGCTTGACCACGGGAACGGGGTCATCGCAGTGTTTATCCAGGTCGTTGATGTACAGTTTTGTCTCCCGCACCACCACGCCGGAGAGCAGCAGCACGGCGATGAGGTTGGGAATGGCCATGAGGGCGTTGAGGGTATCGGCCACGGTCCAGACCAGGTTGAGGGCCACCACGGGGGAGATGGCCGCCACCGCCACATAGAGGATGCGGTAGACGAACTGTCCCTTGCTGCCCACCAGGTATTCCAGGCAGCGCTCGCCGTAGTAGGACCAGCCCAGCACGGTGGAGAAGGCGAAGGAGATGATGCCCACCACCAGGATGACGGGGCCCAGCAGGGGGATCTGGTCGAAGGCCAGGGTGGTGAGGATGCCGCCGTCCGAGATGGCGCCCATGTCGATGGAGGGATTCTTCATGATGCTGGACACCAGCACGAGACCGGTCATCAGGCAGACCACCACAGTATCCCAGAAGGTGCCGCTGGAGGAGACCAGGGCCTGGCGCACGGGGTTGCGGGTCTGGGCGGCCGCCGCCACGATGGGGGCGGAGCCCATGCCGGATTCGTTGGAGAACAGGCCCCGGGCGATGCCGTACCGCATGGCCAGCATGATGCCGCCGCCGGTAAGGCCGCCGGCCGCCGCGCCGGGGGTGAAGGCCAGCTTGAGGATGGTGGCCACGGCGGGCAGCAGGAAGTCGCGGTTGTAGATGAGGATGCCCAGGCAGCCCAGAATGTAGAAGGCGGCCATCAGGGGCACCAGCTTCTCGCAGACGGTGGCGATGCTCTGGATGCCGCCGAAGATGACCAGCGCGGTCAGAAAGGCAACCACGGCGCCCACCACCCATTGGGGGATGCCCATGTTGGCCTGGCAGACGGTGGCGATGGCGTTCACCTGGGTGGCGCAGCCGATGCCGAAGGAGGCCAGCGTGCCGAACAGGGCGAACAGCACGCCCAGCCATTTCAGGTGCAGGCCCCGCTCCAGGGCGTACATGGCGCCGCCCTGCATGCGGCCGTCGGCGGTCTTGACGCGGTATTTCACGGCGATGAGTGACTCGGCGTACTTGGTGGCGATGCCGAAGATGCCGGCGATCCAGCACCAGAAGACGGCGCCCGGTCCGCCCAGGGCAATGGAGGTGCCCACGCCGATGATGTTGCCGGTGCCGATGGTGGAAGCCAGGGCGGTGGTCAGGGCGGCGAACTGGGAAACCTCGCCCTCCGCTTCGGGGTCGCGGGTGACCGAAAGGCGGATGGCGGTGAGCAGCTTGCGCTGGATGCCGCGGGTGCGCACGGTCATGAACAGGTGAGTGCCCAGCAACAGCAGCATGGTGGGCCAGGCCCACACCCACTGGTTGGTCACGTTGATGAAATTGACGATGGCGTCCATCATGGTTGGTATCTCCCCCTTGGCAGTATTTGACAGCAAAAAAACAGGGCCTGCCGCGCCGTACCTAGCGCGCACACGCCGACGTATCGATGCAATTCCTATTGTATGATACAACATTTGACGTTACGCCGTCAAGGCAAACCCTTTTGCAAGGAAAAAACCGTTGTGGTACAATGGCAGCAGAACCTTTGCCGAAAGGAGGCCCTGCCCATGGCGCGGCCCACAGTCTATCTCATCACCGGTGCACCCTGCACCGGCAAATCCACCCTGGCCGCCTGGCTCTGCCGCCGTCTGCCCCGGCCGGTGGCGGGTCTGCGCACCTTCTGCACCGGGCGGAGCCCGGCGGGGGCGCTTTTCTCGCTGCAGAACCTGGCGGATGGCACCGTGCACCCCTGCACCCGGACGGAAGGGGATCGCGTGCTTCCTTTATATACTGTGTGGGAAGAGACGGCAGCCCCTCTGGTGCGGGCAGCGCTGCAGGCGGGTACCGGCACCCTGCTGCTGGACGAAGCCCTGCCGCCCCATCCCGCATACCCGGCCTGGAAGGACGCCCTGGCGGCGGCGCTGGGCAGCGGCCTGCCCCTGGTGGTGACGGCGTCCCGGGCGGGGGCCCAGGCCATCGCCGCGCTGGCCCCGGGAGAAGTCCGTCTGCTGGATCTGGATGCCCGGTCCCCTGAAGACCTGCGCGCCGACCTGGCCGCCGAAAGCCCCGCCCCGCTGCACGCGGGGGTCAGTGTGCGGCTGTTCCGGGAGGAAAAATGCTTCGGCGCCGGGCCGATGGAACTGCTGGAACTGGTGGGCCGCACCGGCTCGCTGCACCGGGCGGCGGGGGTCATGGGGATGGCCTACTCCAAGGCATGGAAGATGCTGCGGGAGCTGGAACGGCAGTGGGGCTTCCCCATGCTGGAACGGCGGCCCGGCGGCACCGGGGGCGGCGGTTCGCTGCTCACGCCCCCGGCCTGGGAGCTGCTGCGGCGCTACCGTGCCCTGCGGTGGGAGACCGAGCGGGCGGCGGAACAGTCCTTCGGGCGGTGGTTCGGGGATTTTCCCGGCGGAACATTTTTACAGGAATAATACAAATTGTATTTACCACGCAAAATACCCGGAATGGAAATTAAAGTATGACTTTTCAAGAAAAATGCGCATGGGTACAGCATAAATGCAGAGGAACTACTGTGGGATTTTGTGGCATTTGCCGTATTTTTTTCGTCACAGCGTGCCAAATATTGACAGCATGCCGCCCGCTGTTAGTATAATAGGGAAGAATTTCTGCCCCACGGCAGAAAACCCGAGTATCGGAGGAAAGGCGGCAAGTAAATGAAAGAGGAAATCCAACACAAGGAGTATGTCACTCCCTACGAGTTCAAGGGCAAACTGCCCTGGCGTCAGGCGGTACCCCTGGGCCTGCAGCATGTGCTGGCCATGTTCGTGGGCAACCTGACCCCCATCCTGATCATCACCAGTGCCTGTGCGGCCGGCGGCGGGGCGGAGGAATTCGCCCAGATCCAGGTGGCGCTGCTCCAGAATGCCATGCTGGTGGCCGGCATCGTCACGCTGGTCCAGCTGTTCTCGGTGGGCCCCATCGGCGGCCAGGTGCCCATCATCATGGGTACCAGTTCCGGCTTCATCGGCGTGTTCCAGAGCGTCAACACCATCATGGGCGGCGGCATCCTGAGCTACGGTGCCATGATGGGTGCCTCCATTGTGGGCGGCCTGTTTGAGACGGTGCTGGGCGCCTTCCTCAAACCCCTGCGCCGCTTCTTCCCGGCGGTGGTCACCGGCACGGTGGTCATGTCCATCGGTCTGTCGCTGATCAGCGTGGGCGTGGGCTCCTTCGGCGGCGGCACCTCCGCCAGCGACTACGGCTCGCTGGAAAACCTGCTCATCGCCCTGGTGGTCATGATCATCATTCTGGTGCTCAAGCACGGCACCAAGGGGCTGACCAGCTCCTCCTGCATCCTCATCGGCATCATCTGCGGCTACATCATCTGCGCCGTGCTGCCCTTCTTCCTCTCCACCACCGGCGTCACCGCCGACGGTGTGGAGTACACCAAGGCCTGGGTGCTCAACTGGGACAAGGTGGCCCAGGCTTCCTGGTTTGCCGTGCCCCAGATCATGCCCGTCAAGCCGGTGTTTGACCTGCGGGCCATCCTGCCGGTGGGCGTCATGTTCATCGTCACCGCTGTGGAGACGGTGGGCGATATCTCCGGCGTGACCGAGGGCGGCATGGGCCGCGAAGCCACCGACAAGGAACTGTCCGGCGGCATCATCTGCGACGGTCTGGGCTCCACCTTCGCCGCCTTCTTCGGCGTGCTGCCCAACACCAGCTTCAGCCAGAACGTGGGCCTCGTCACCATGACCAAGATCGTCAACCGTACCGCCCTGGCCTTCGGCGCAGTCTTCCTGGTGCTCTGCGGCCTGCTGCCCAAGCTGGCGGCGCTGGTCTCCATCATGCCCCAGAGCGTGCTGGGCGGTGCGGCGGTCATCATGTTCTCCTCCATCGTCATGAGCGGCATCCAGCTCATCACCAGCGACAAGCTCACCCCCCGCAACATGACCATCGTGTCGGTGGCGCTGGGTCTCGGGTACGGCATGGGCTCCAACACCGCCGTGCTGGCCGGTCTGCCCCAGCTGGTGCAGCTGATCTTCGGCGGTTCCGGCATTGTGCCCGCCGCCGTGGTGGCCATCCTGCTCAACGTGCTGCTGCCCAAGGACAAACCCGCGGAAGCCGTTCCGGCTGCCGGGGAGAGCGCCAAGCAGTAAAAAACAGAAAAATTTGTCGCCCCGCCGCCCCGGCGGGGCTTTTTCTTTGCGGGTTTCCATGGTATACTGGAACCGAGAAAGCATACTTTTGTGAGGAGGTAGCACCTTGCTGACCATCAAGCGATACGTCCGCGCGCAAAGCCTGGACGAAGCCTATACCCTGTGCCAGAAGCGGGCCAATGTGGTGCTGGGCGGGATGCTGTGGCTCAAGACCCAGAACCGCACGGTGGACACCGCCATCGATCTGAGCGACCTGGGACTGGATACCATTGAAGAGACCCCCGACGCCTACCGCATCGGGGCCGTGGTGACGCTGCGCACCCTGGAACAGCACCCGGGGCTGAACGAACTGACCCGGGGCGCCCTGGCGGACAGCGTGCGGTCCATCGTGGGGGTGCAGTTCCGCAACCTGGCCACGGTGGGGGGCAGCCTCTACGGCCGGTTCGGCTTCTCCGACGTGCTGACGCTCTTCCTGGCGTTGGACGCCATGGTGGAACTGCACCACGGCGGGGCGGTGCCGCTGGCGGACTACGCCGTCCGTCCCTATGAGCGGGACATCCTGACCCACATCGTGGTGCCCAAAGCGGTGGGCAAGGTGGCCTACCTGGCCCAGCGCAACATCTCCACCGACTTCCCGGTGCTGACCTGCGCCGTGGCGGTGCGGGCGGACGGTGTGCGCTGCGCCATCGGTGCCCGGCCCATGAAGGCACAGCTCTACACCGGCGACCCCGCCCTGCTGGCAGGGGACATCACGCCGGAATCCGCCGCGGCCTTCGGCAAGAGCGTCGCCGCCGAAGCCACCTTTGGCAGCAATCTGCGCGCCGGGGCGGACTACCGCCGCGCCGTCTGCGGGGTGCTGGTACGCCGGGCCCTGCTGGCCTGCAAGGAGGATGCATAATGGAAATCCAACTGAAACTCAACGGCCGCCCGGTGCGTGACAGCATCGACGCCGATACCCTGCTCATCGACTTTGTGCGCGCCCACGGCTGCGCCAGCGTCAAGCGGGGCTGCGAAACCTCCAACTGCGGGCTGTGCACCGTGCTGCTGGACGGCAAACCGGTGCTTTCCTGCTCGGTGCTGGCGGCCCGGGCGGACGGCCACGAAGTCCAGACGCTGGAGGGCCTGCAGGCCGAAGCGGAAGCCTTTGTGGGCTTTATTGCCGACCAGGGCGCCGAGCAGTGCGGCTTCTGCAACCCCGGCTATGTGATGAATACCATCGCCCTGCTGCGGGAAAATCCCGACCCCACCGACGACGAGATCCGCGCCTATCTGGCGGGCAATCTCTGCCGCTGCTCGGGGTACGAGGGACAGCTGCGGGGCATCCGGGCATTTCTGAATGCCCGAAACCAGGCAAAGGAGGGGAACTGAGGTGGCCGAACTGAAAACCGTGGGCAAGCCGCTGCGCAAGAAGGACGCCATGAACCTTTTGCTGGGCAAGCCCGCCTTCACCGAGGATGTGACCCCCCGGGACTGCCTGGTGGTCAAGGTGCTGCGCAGCCCCCATGCCCACGCGCTGATCCGCTCCATCAAGACCGACATCGCCCTGAAGGTGCCCGGCATGGTGGCCATCTACACCTGGCAGGATGTGCCCCACAACCGGTACACCAACGCGGGCCAGACCTACCCTGAACCCTCGCCCCACGACCGGCTGATCCTCGACCGGCGGGTGCGCTTTGTGGGGGACGCGGTGGCCATTCTGGCCGGCGAGACCGAGAAGGCCGTGGACAAGGCCATGAAGCTCATCAAGGTGGACTACGAGGTGCTGCCCGCCGTGCTGGACCCCCACACCGCCAAGGACAACCCGGTGCTCGTCCATCCCGAGGAGGACTGGGAGGCTCTCTGCCCGGTGGGCGCCGACAACAAGCGCAACCTGGTGGCCAGCGAGACCTGCGGCGAAGGCGACGTGGAGGCGGTGCTGGCCGACTGCGACGTGGTCATCGACCATGTGTGGCACACCAAGGCCTGCCAGCAGGCTATGATGGAGACCTTCCGCACCTACACCGAGATCGATCCCTACGGGCGGCTGCATGTGGTCAGTTCCACCCAGATCGTCTTCCACGTGCGGCGGATCCTCTCCATCGCTTTGGGCATTCCCAAATCCAAGATCCACGTGGAAAAGCCCCGCATCGGCGGCGGCTTCGGCGCCAAGCAGACCTCGGTGTCGGAGGTCTACCCGGCCTTTGTGACCTGGAAGACCGGCCGTGCCGCCCGCATCGTCTACAGCCGGGAGGAATGCCAGATCGCCGGCAGTCCCCGGCACGAGATGGAGGTCCATGTCAAGCTGGGCGCCGATAAAAACGGCAAGATCCGGGCCATGGATGTCTACACCCTGTCCAACTCGGGCGCCTACAGCGAGCACGGCCCCACCACGGTGGGCCTGTCGGGCCACAAGTCCATCCCGCTCTACACCGGCAGCCTGGAGGCCTTCCGCTTCGCCTACGATGTGGTCTACACCAACGTGCAGGCCGCCGGTGCCTACCGCGGCTACGGTGCCACCCAGGGCATCTTCGCGGTGGAAAGCGCCGTCAACGAGCTGGCAGGCAAGCTGGGCATCGACCCGGTCAAACTGCGGGAACAGAACATGGTGCGGGAAGGTATGATCATGCCCGCCTACTACAACGAACCCGCCAACGCCTGCGCTCTGGACCGGTGCATGGCCCGCTGCAAGGAACTCTTCCACTGGGATGAAAAGTACCCGGTGCGGGATATGGGCAACGGCAAGGTGCGCGCCGCCGGTGTGGCCATGGCCATGCAGGGGTCGGGCATCTCGGGGGTGGACGTGGGTTCCGCCACCGTCAAGCTCAGCGACGACGGTTCCTACAACCTGATCATCGGTGCCGCCGATATGGGCACCGGCTGTGATACCATTCTGGCCCAGATGGTGGCCGAGTGCATGGACTGCGACCTGGACAACGTGGCGGTGTTCGGCGCCGATTCCGACGCCTCCCCCTACGATTCCGGCTCCTATGCCTCCTCCACCACCTACGTCACCGGCAAGGCGGTGGAAAAGGCCTGCCAGCAGCTGAAAGCCCAGCTCTGCACCCTGGCCGCAGGGAGCCTGGGCTGCACCCCCGACGAGCTGGAATTCACCGGCAAGGCGGTGCGCCGCTGCGACGGCACGGCGGAAATCAGCCTGGCCGATCTGGCCGTCAGCTCCCAGTGCAACAACAACACGGCGGTGCAGGTCACGGCCACCCATTCCTCGCCGGTCTCGCCGCCCCCCTTCATGGTGGGCATGGCAGAGATCGAGCTGGACAAGGAGACCGGCAGCGTCCAGGTGCTGGACTACAAGGCCGTGGTGGACTGCGGCACTCCCATCAACCCCAACCTGGCCCGGGTCCAGACCGAGGGCGGCATCGTCCAGGGCATCGGCATGGCCCTCTACGAGAATGTGACCTACAGCGACAAGGGCCGCATCCTGGAAAACTCCCTCATGCAGTACAAGATCCCCACCCGGCTGGACATGGGCCATCTGCAGGTGGAATTCGAGTCCAGCTACGAGCCCACCGGGCCCTTCGGCGCCAAGTCCATCGGCGAGATCGTCATCAACACGCCCTCCCCGGCCATCGCCCACGCCATCTACCGGGCCACCGGGCTGTGGTTCCGGGAACTGCCCATCACCCCGGAAAAAATCCTCATGGGGCTGCAGAACCAGGCAAAATGACCCATCTGATCTATCTGGCGGCGGGGGCTTCCCGCCGGTTCGGGGCCGACAAGCTGCTGGCCGACTGTCACGGCAGGCCGCTGTTTTCCCATGGACTGCAAACGCTGGCGGAGGTCTGCGCCGGGCGGCGGGATGCCGACCTGACGGTGGTGACCAACACCCCGGCCATCGCCGAGGCGGCCCGGGCCCTGGGCGCCCGGGCGGTGCCCAGCCCCCAGAGTGCCCTGGGCCAGAGTTACAGCATCCGGGCCGGGCTGGACGCCGTGGAACCGCTGGGAGCAGGGGATTTCCTGCTTTTTGCGGTGGCTGACCAGCCCCGGCTGCGTCCCGACACGGTCCGGCGCTTTCTGGCGCTGGCGGTGCCCGGCACCTGGGCGGCCACGGCGGCCTGCGGTGACCGGGTGGGCAATCCCGGCCTCTTCTGCGCCGCGCTGGCCCCCGCCCTGCGGGCTTTGCAGGGAGACAGGGGCGGCCGGGCGGTGCTCAACCGTTACCCGGAGCGGCTGCTGCGGGTGGCGTGCGCTCCCGAGGAACTGGAGGACATCGACACCCCCGCCGACCTGCCATAAAAACAAAGAACCGCCCCGCATCACGGGATTTACGTGACGCGGGGCGGTTTTCCTATGGCAAAAAATCCGATCAGCGGGGGCCGCCCAGGAAGAAGAGGGCGACGGTGCCGGGGCCGCTGTGGGCGCCGATGACGGGGCCGATATCGCCGGTGCAGATCCGCTTCACACCGTAGGCCTTGATCTTGTCCACCACGTACTGGCAGTCCTCGGGGCAGCCGCCGTGGCTCACAAACACTGTCATCTCGCTGTAGTTCTTGTCGGCGGAGGCGGCAAAGTGCTTGACCAGGGCGTCCAGGCTGGCCCGGCGGCCGCGGACCTTCTCCATGGCCACCAGGTGCCCCTCGGGATCCACGTGCAGCACCGGCTTGATGCCCAGCAGCGTGCCCGCCACAGCGGCGGCGCCGCTGAGACGCCCACCCCGTTTGAGGAACATCAGGTCGTTGACGGTGAACCAGGCGCAGAACCGCTGGGTGTTCTTCTGGGCAAAGTCGATGAGCTCGTCCATGGAGGCGCCGTTCTTGCGCATCATGGCCAGGGTGTAGGCGAACAGGCCCTCGCCCATGCTGGCCTGCAGACTGTCGATGCTGACCATCCGCCGGTCGGGGTACTTTTCCTGCAGTTCCTCGATGGCGATCTTGCTGGCCTGGTAGGTGCCGGACAGACCGCTGGAGAAAGCCAGGTAGAGGATGTCCTTGCCCTGCTCCAGGAAGGGGGTGAAGGCCGCCTCGTAGTCGGTGATGCCCACCTGGCTGGTGGTGGACATGCTGCCGTTGCGCAGCTTGTCGTAGAAGGTCTCGGGGCTCATCTCCCGGTTGTCGGGATAGTTGCGGTAGCTCTGGCCGTCCAGCGTGAAGGTCATGGGCAGTATCTGAATATCCATTTCCTGCACGAGCTCGGGGGTCAGGTCACAGGTGGATTCACTGAACAGAACGTAGTTTTCCATCACAAAACTCCTTTGTGTAAACTGGCGGGTCGCACCCCGCCGCATATACTACCATAATACCCTGTTTTGGCCGCAAAATCAATACAAAGCCGCATCGGTTCCGGGCAAAACAAAACCCATGGCCCGGGGCCATGGGGAAACATCAGTTCAGGCAGACTTTTTCAAAGGCTTCCATGGGTTTGAGCAGGATTTTCGTCAGCTGGCCCACCAGCACAGCGGCGGCGATGGTACCTTCCCGCACGCCGTCCAGATGGCCCAGGAAGACGAAGGACAGAATGATGGACAGCGCCACCAGCGTCAGGTCAAAGGTCATCTTCATGTTGCCGAACTTGACGGGGGCCACCTGGCAGATGGCCAGCACGATGCCCTCGCCGGCGGTGACGATCAGCCGGGCCACCACTTCCATGCTGACGCCCAGCGCCACCAGGAAGATGCCCACCAGGCAGGTCAGCCACTGCTGCCAGTAGGCGGTGGGGTCCAGGCTGCGGATGAGCCAGGAGGCCACGTCGATAGTGGTGCCGAACAGGATGGCCGCCGGCAGCTGCAGCAGCTGGAACCACTGGTAGCGGCTGCGCAGGATGGCGATCTGGATCAGCACGAAGATGGCGTTCATGATGATGGTGGTGGTACCCACGCTCAGCCCCGAGATGGCGCCCGTCACATAGGGCACGCTGGAGATGGGCGAGGTGCCCAGGGCAGCCGTGATGGAAAAGGCCACGCCGAAGGCCATGACGATCAGCCCCAGACAGAGCATGGCGATCCGCTTGCACAGCGAAATGGCAGAATATTTCCGGATTTCCTTCATGATAATTCCCTCTCCTTTTTGGTTTCGGCCTGCAGGCAGTCGTACAGTGTGCTCAGCAGTTGCTGCAGCGTCTGCACCTGTTCCGGCGCCAGGCCCCGGGTCACATCCGCCTCAAACTGGCGGAAGATTTCCTCCGCCCGGTCGGCGGCCTCCCGGCCCTTGTCGGTGAGCGAAACATAGAGCGACCGGCGGTTGCCGGCCTTCTGGCGGCGCAGAATCAGGCCGGCGTCCTCCATCCGCAGCAGAATGCTGCCCACCGTGGCGGGCTCGATCTCACAGTAGGCGGCAATGGTCTTCTGGTCGGCCTCGCCGTACAGGCGCAGGTATTCCAGTACCTTGGGCTGGCCGGGTGTCAGACCGATGCGGCCCATCCGGTTCACGATCCGCTTGTGGAACAGGGCGTTGGTCTTCATCAGCAGGTAGTGCAGGCTCTCCATAGTGAGTCTCCTTACTATAAGTAAACTTATTATCCACCCCATTGTACGCCGCGCCGGGCGAATGTCAAGGGGGCAATTCCCAAAAAGGCAACAATAAATATCCCCCGGCTTCGCCGGGGGATATTTATTCGGTGAGGATGGCGGTATACATCCCGTAGAGTTCTTCCGTCATGGCAGGCTCCTTTCAAAGTGAGCAGATGGTATCCAGTTCCGCCCCGCAGGCATCCAGCTGGCGGCGGGGCCCCGGCACGAAGACTGCGCTGTGATCGACCCGGACTAATCCACCACGGTGGTGCCGCCATGCGCCCGGACCTGCAGCGGCGGGGGAGG encodes the following:
- a CDS encoding DUF6198 family protein, translated to MKEIRKYSAISLCKRIAMLCLGLIVMAFGVAFSITAALGTSPISSVPYVTGAISGLSVGTTTIIMNAIFVLIQIAILRSRYQWFQLLQLPAAILFGTTIDVASWLIRSLDPTAYWQQWLTCLVGIFLVALGVSMEVVARLIVTAGEGIVLAICQVAPVKFGNMKMTFDLTLVALSIILSFVFLGHLDGVREGTIAAAVLVGQLTKILLKPMEAFEKVCLN
- a CDS encoding MarR family transcriptional regulator; amino-acid sequence: MESLHYLLMKTNALFHKRIVNRMGRIGLTPGQPKVLEYLRLYGEADQKTIAAYCEIEPATVGSILLRMEDAGLILRRQKAGNRRSLYVSLTDKGREAADRAEEIFRQFEADVTRGLAPEQVQTLQQLLSTLYDCLQAETKKERELS